TCATAGGTAGCTGACGGCTCCCCGCCCTAAGGGGCGGGGGCTCTGCGCCCACTGGGGCCTTCCCATCACCTCTCAGGCCCCACGGGCGCGGCATCACTGCTCAGGCCCCGCCGTCAGCCTCGGGGAGGCGCGGGCTCACGGCCTGCTAAGCTCGCCTGCGCCCAACTCTGCAACAAAGTTGAAGCAAAGGCCTATAAACGCTCATATCCTCCCTGCCCTGAAGGGTGAGGCCTCTTCCTTGGGGGTGAGCTCAGCCTCCAGGGGTCCCGTGATACACGGCGTCCCTCCACACGGCGTCCCATATCTCCTGCTCGCTCAGGGTTATGTTCTTGATAAGCGCCGTGTAAACCTGCCTGAGGACTGCATGGTGGAAGCTTTCATCCCTTAGGAGCATGTCAACGAGGAAGGAGAGGGCTGGGTCATTCTTTATTAGGTCATCCGACTTGAGCCTATTGAGCTCCTCTATGCTCTCAGACTCCATGCTTATGTGCTTCTCTATGTCCTTTAGCACAGAGGTTGACTCCGCCTCATCTATGAGGTTTGGGTTGAGCAGGAGGACTGCCATGGTCTCGTAGATCTTAGAGTGCTTGATCGAGTCCTGGGAGACGGCATCTATTATTAACCTCACGACGGGGTTCATCGAGCGGCTGGCGGTGTTGTTAAGGAGCTGGGCGTACTCAAGCTCCCTCTTGGCCTCTTGCCTGAAGTACTCAGCCAGCTCCCTTCTCTTAAGGTGCTCGGAGACCGCCATTTCTCCTTACGCCTCTCAGCAGTCCACCTTACAGGTATAAAAAGGAGCACAAAAGAACCGATGATACCGTGAAAGGGTCCCTCACTTGAGGCTCGTGGATCTTCATGAGGACATAGGGTACTGGTACGCCAGAGGGCTTGACTTCGAGTCAGGGAGCGCGCCCTCAACCCTTGAGAAGCTGAGGGCCCTAGACGACGTAATAGTCGTTGGAGTGATATTCCCCGCTACCGGCAGGCCCAGGTATGACCTGACCCTCAGCACACTGCTCTCAGAGCTCAAGTACTTCCTTAGGCTTGAGAGGGAGGGCAAAGTCAAGATAGTGAGGACCAAGGCTGACCTCTCCGTAAAGGGGGTCAAGATCATCATCGGCATTGAGGGCACAGACGCCCTGACCGAGCCTAACGACCTGCTGTGGCTGTTCAACGCCGGGGTCAGGGTCGTTGGGCTCACGTGGAACTACAGCACCAGGTTTGCGGCGTCCTGTATGTCAAAGAACGACTACGGGCTCACCGACCTAGGCGAGGAACTAGTGAAGCTGGCCAATGACCTTGGAGTTATAATAGACGTCTCCCACGCCTCTCAGAGGGCCGCCATGGAGGCTGCAACCCTCAGCAGGAGGCCCGTTATAGCCTCCCACAGCAACGCCAAGGGCCTGAAGGAACACACGCGTAACCTCAAAGACGAGGTGATAAAGACCATAGCCGACAGGGGCGGCGTTATTGGTATCACGTCGATACCTGACACCCTTCCATCGAATGACGTCCACGGGATCGCCAGGGTGGCCCACTACATAGGTGAAAGGTTCGGATGGGAGCACGTGGCCCTGGGCACGGACTTCCTTGGCCTTGAGAGGTACCCAGAGGGCTTCTCTGACCTGTCTCACATACAGACGCTCACGGGCCTCCTCGGGCCCCACGCAGACCTGGTCCTGTGGCACAATGCCTACAGGGTCATTCAAGAGGTCCTGCCGGCCTGACAAAATGATGTTAAGCCTCGCCCTTACAGGGCAGGGGAGGAGGCCAGTCTGGTTCACCTTCAGGGTTTTAGCCTCACGGGGCCCAGCCTTAACAGGCCTTGAGGAACCCTAAGGCTAAGGGGACGAGGGCCGAGAACGAGCTGGCGAACATCCTCTGGGAGGAGGGGTTCGCCGTTGTCAGGGGGCCCTCGAGCGGAGGAGGCTCAAAGAAGAGGTTCCAGCCCGACCTGGTCGCCGTAAGGGACGGAGCTGTCATAGCGATCGAGGTCAAGGCCAGGTCTGACGAGGGCCCCATCTACATAGAGGCCGAGCAGGTCCTAGGCCTGACAGAGTTCGCCAGGAGGGCCGGCGGAAAGGCCTTCATAGCCTACAGGGCCAAGGGGGGCGAGTGGAGGTTCCACCCGGTTGAGGGGCTTCAGCCGACGGGCTCCTCCTTCAAGATCGAGGACCCCCTTAAGGGCCTGAGGCTCAGGGACTTCCTGGAGCTCATCCTGAGGAGGCACAAGGACCTCTCTGATTACATGCAGGACGGAGCCGTTAAGTCATAGCTTGTTAAATACGTTCCTGGCCTAATACTTAACAACAGCTGAGGCCCCTTAGTTCGTGAGAGGGAGAGCCTGTTGTCCAAGCAGATAGAGTGCCAGTATGAGGAGGGACCCCTCGGCAGAAGGATCGTAGTTCCTAAGGGCCTTGATAACGTCATAGTTGACGTAACTAACATAAGCGGCGTCGACCCCACCGGGAAGGCCACAATATACCGCGGCTACACCATTGACGACATAGGTGAGCACGCCGACTTCTACGAGGCCGCCTTCCTTATACATTATGGCCACCTGCCCAACGAGAGCGAGTACAAGGAGTTCAAGAACAGGCTCGACTCCTACAGGGCCCAGATACCTGAGAAGCTTATAGATGCCCTCAAGCTGGTCCCGGCCACCCACCCAATGTACTACGCCCAGTTCGCCTACAACCTCATGGGCCAGTTCTTCGCCCCCGAGTGGCCCCAGAAGGCCTCCTTCGAGTTCCTCGAGGAGCACGCCATGAGGCTGATAGCCCTCACGCCCTTCATATTCGCCGCCGCCTGGCACCTCCCAAGGGACGGCGTCCTGCTGAGGCCTGACCCCAGCCTGCCCCACGCTAAGGACGCGCTCAGGATGATCCTAGGCCGCATGCCAACAGACGCGGAGGCCAGGGCCTTCGAGGCGACCCTCGTGCTTTACATGGATCACGGCTTCAACGCGAGCACCTTCACCGTCAGGGTCGCGGCCAGCACGCTGACTGACATCTACAGCGCTGCCGCCGCTGGCGTGGCCTCTCTGAAGGGGCCGCTCCACGGAGGCGCCAACGAGCAGGCCATAAAGTGGCTGCTTGAGGCCAAGGCGCAGGCGGAGAGCAAGGGCGTGCCCTTCGACCAGTACGTTGAGCAGTACATCCTTGACAAGCTTGCCAAGAAGGAGCTGATCATGGGCTTCGGGCACAGGATCTACAAGATGCACGACCCGAGAACCGACGTCGCTAAGAAGTTCATACTGCAGTTCAAGGACGGCGAGATGTGGGTCAAGGTGCTTGCTAAGGCTGAGGAGGTAATGTGGAGGGAGAAGAAGCTGCCGGCCAACATAGACCTCTACACGGGAGTGCTGTACTATCAGCTCAACATCCCG
The uncultured Acidilobus sp. JCHS genome window above contains:
- a CDS encoding Zn-dependent dipeptidase, microsomal dipeptidase-like codes for the protein MRLVDLHEDIGYWYARGLDFESGSAPSTLEKLRALDDVIVVGVIFPATGRPRYDLTLSTLLSELKYFLRLEREGKVKIVRTKADLSVKGVKIIIGIEGTDALTEPNDLLWLFNAGVRVVGLTWNYSTRFAASCMSKNDYGLTDLGEELVKLANDLGVIIDVSHASQRAAMEAATLSRRPVIASHSNAKGLKEHTRNLKDEVIKTIADRGGVIGITSIPDTLPSNDVHGIARVAHYIGERFGWEHVALGTDFLGLERYPEGFSDLSHIQTLTGLLGPHADLVLWHNAYRVIQEVLPA
- a CDS encoding Holliday junction resolvase - archaeal type, which encodes MRNPKAKGTRAENELANILWEEGFAVVRGPSSGGGSKKRFQPDLVAVRDGAVIAIEVKARSDEGPIYIEAEQVLGLTEFARRAGGKAFIAYRAKGGEWRFHPVEGLQPTGSSFKIEDPLKGLRLRDFLELILRRHKDLSDYMQDGAVKS
- a CDS encoding Citrate synthase gives rise to the protein MSKQIECQYEEGPLGRRIVVPKGLDNVIVDVTNISGVDPTGKATIYRGYTIDDIGEHADFYEAAFLIHYGHLPNESEYKEFKNRLDSYRAQIPEKLIDALKLVPATHPMYYAQFAYNLMGQFFAPEWPQKASFEFLEEHAMRLIALTPFIFAAAWHLPRDGVLLRPDPSLPHAKDALRMILGRMPTDAEARAFEATLVLYMDHGFNASTFTVRVAASTLTDIYSAAAAGVASLKGPLHGGANEQAIKWLLEAKAQAESKGVPFDQYVEQYILDKLAKKELIMGFGHRIYKMHDPRTDVAKKFILQFKDGEMWVKVLAKAEEVMWREKKLPANIDLYTGVLYYQLNIPVPMYTPIFAMGRIVGWTAHYIEQFLNNRIIRPDEKYVGPTDLKYVPIDQRK